One Novipirellula galeiformis DNA segment encodes these proteins:
- a CDS encoding DUF4175 family protein, which translates to MMEKTLRKRLHQVTSRFQERRLGWLLALIAIVFAGLAWSLLPAARAGQIMGSETAIVLLGVASLAMLIAWAVTRRSFSDPHSIASKIESKFPSLQQRLLTAVSLTTREEKSDSYLQQRVIREACDHSQRNRWIETVPQSQLWLSRVSGLSATLVMASALGMLFVTSAAPSQVGASIPRANQSNAIVDPGNAEIERGTSLVITARFESVAPSEAELRVINRDGSEQRLTMKQNLQDPIVAAFLSSVDEAFEYQILTRDWSSQTYSIGVFEFPKLVRSDALLDFPEYTGMDDKRIEDTVRVSAVQGTMLTWHCHLNKPVASATLVEKDGTRTPLQPMDRTTGDGMMVELRMEETKRYTLELIDEQGRQNKYPAELVAKVLPNQTPSIKLTQGGDVSVSPLEELSLAADIADDFGLHRVGLSYNFEGKATEIAFEEKDAANRKQGFSHMVEFEALDAEPDQLFAYYFWAEDIGPAGQVRRTQSDMYFAEVRPFEEIFREGEPPPSGQAPPSENEQAAEELAELQKQIINATWRVMRDEAGAEVSSEFAENVKEMLQGQQNAIEMLDGLAAKLNDPQSKLIVEGVRVHMQSAASELEKSQQSKTTETLDEALASEQASYAGLLKLRAREFQVTRAQQRSQSSSSSSASKRQQQLNELELDQDENRYETEQQAEANSPEAAQQREERQVLSRLRELAQRQEDINKQLAQLQSALELAESEKEKEEIRRQIKRLREQQQNLLRETDELAERMQSPENQESMQQQREQLEETRENQRRASEALQQEDASSALAAGKRAERDLEELEDEFRQRTSGQFSDAVREMRADAQALDQKQQTLSEALSEEAENPSPGLRRNEQQQQLEKQLEEQRRDLSQLENKMQETVEQAESVEPLLAKELYESFRNLQQREVDRRLEETSELVNAGFKEEARQSETAAAEGVKSLREELEQAASSILGDETEGLKRAASTLEQLARDLDQEIGEERGGEGELGEGERGEGQQGQDAEPGQGQGEPQGEKGQQGTEGRGEQSGESSSEQSSEQSEGKGQNEGQSEVEGQGQGESPGQSMRPGENTSESESPGQQKGQAEGGEGIRGSNPSQSRAAAQSPSGSPIAGDGFREWSDSLRDVEEMVEDSELRSRASQIRDRARQVRTDLLRHSKAPQWNLIEEMIADPLRELQRDVQEEYMRRSAEKNAQVPVDRDPVPSQFSEAVRQYYENLGSGRGK; encoded by the coding sequence ATGATGGAAAAGACACTACGAAAACGACTTCATCAAGTGACGTCTCGATTTCAAGAACGACGCTTGGGGTGGCTGCTGGCGTTGATCGCGATCGTGTTTGCGGGACTGGCGTGGAGCTTGTTGCCTGCGGCACGAGCAGGCCAGATCATGGGCTCGGAAACCGCGATCGTACTGCTGGGTGTCGCATCGCTGGCGATGCTGATCGCCTGGGCGGTGACGCGGCGAAGCTTTTCGGATCCTCACTCGATCGCCAGCAAGATTGAATCCAAGTTCCCGAGTCTGCAGCAGCGTCTGCTTACCGCGGTTTCACTAACCACTCGCGAGGAAAAATCAGACAGTTATTTACAGCAACGCGTGATTCGCGAAGCGTGCGATCATTCGCAACGCAATCGCTGGATCGAAACGGTGCCGCAAAGCCAATTGTGGCTCAGCCGAGTGTCGGGATTGAGCGCCACGTTGGTGATGGCGTCAGCGTTGGGCATGTTGTTTGTGACGTCGGCGGCCCCTTCGCAAGTCGGCGCCAGCATACCGCGAGCGAACCAGAGCAATGCGATTGTCGATCCAGGGAACGCGGAAATCGAACGCGGCACGAGCTTGGTGATCACGGCTCGTTTTGAGTCGGTCGCCCCGAGCGAAGCGGAACTGCGCGTGATCAATCGCGATGGCAGTGAACAGCGTTTGACGATGAAGCAAAATTTGCAGGACCCGATCGTGGCCGCGTTTTTGTCCTCCGTCGACGAAGCCTTTGAGTACCAGATTCTGACGCGAGATTGGTCGAGCCAAACGTACTCGATCGGCGTCTTTGAGTTTCCGAAGTTGGTGCGAAGCGATGCGTTGCTGGACTTCCCCGAGTACACCGGCATGGATGACAAACGGATCGAAGACACCGTGCGTGTATCGGCCGTCCAGGGGACGATGCTCACTTGGCACTGTCATTTGAACAAGCCGGTCGCGTCGGCGACGCTCGTGGAAAAAGATGGAACACGAACGCCGCTGCAGCCAATGGACCGTACGACAGGTGACGGGATGATGGTCGAACTGCGGATGGAAGAGACAAAACGCTACACGTTGGAATTGATCGACGAACAGGGGCGTCAGAACAAGTATCCAGCCGAGTTGGTCGCGAAAGTGCTACCCAATCAGACGCCCAGCATCAAGCTGACTCAAGGGGGTGACGTTAGCGTTTCGCCGCTCGAAGAATTGTCGCTTGCCGCAGACATCGCGGACGACTTTGGGCTCCATCGAGTCGGACTGTCTTACAACTTCGAGGGCAAGGCGACGGAGATCGCGTTCGAGGAAAAGGACGCTGCGAATCGGAAACAGGGGTTTTCGCACATGGTTGAGTTTGAAGCACTCGACGCGGAACCGGACCAATTGTTTGCCTACTATTTCTGGGCTGAGGACATTGGGCCCGCTGGACAGGTGCGGCGAACGCAAAGCGATATGTACTTTGCCGAGGTGCGTCCCTTTGAAGAAATCTTCCGCGAAGGGGAACCGCCACCAAGCGGCCAGGCTCCGCCGAGCGAGAATGAACAAGCGGCCGAAGAGCTTGCCGAGCTGCAAAAACAAATCATCAATGCCACTTGGCGTGTTATGCGTGATGAAGCGGGCGCGGAAGTGTCGTCCGAATTTGCCGAAAATGTCAAAGAAATGCTCCAGGGGCAACAAAACGCAATCGAAATGCTCGATGGACTCGCGGCGAAGCTTAACGACCCTCAATCAAAATTGATCGTCGAGGGCGTTCGCGTCCATATGCAGTCCGCCGCAAGTGAACTCGAGAAATCACAACAATCCAAGACAACTGAAACGCTTGACGAAGCGTTGGCATCCGAACAAGCGAGCTATGCAGGCTTGTTGAAGTTGCGGGCGAGAGAGTTCCAGGTCACTCGGGCTCAGCAACGAAGCCAGAGTAGTTCCAGTAGCTCGGCGTCGAAGCGTCAACAGCAATTAAACGAACTCGAACTCGATCAAGATGAAAATCGCTACGAGACCGAGCAGCAGGCAGAAGCCAATTCGCCGGAGGCGGCACAGCAACGCGAAGAGCGACAAGTACTCAGTCGGCTACGGGAACTTGCCCAACGTCAAGAAGACATCAACAAGCAGCTGGCACAATTGCAATCCGCGCTCGAATTGGCCGAGTCCGAAAAGGAAAAGGAAGAGATCCGCCGACAGATCAAACGACTGCGAGAGCAGCAGCAAAACTTGTTGCGTGAAACCGATGAATTGGCCGAGCGGATGCAGAGCCCCGAGAACCAAGAATCGATGCAGCAGCAACGCGAGCAGCTCGAAGAAACTCGCGAGAACCAGCGTCGGGCCAGCGAAGCACTCCAACAAGAGGATGCCTCGTCGGCACTGGCGGCTGGAAAACGCGCCGAACGTGATCTCGAAGAATTAGAAGACGAATTTCGCCAACGCACCTCAGGGCAATTCAGTGATGCCGTGCGTGAAATGCGAGCCGACGCACAAGCACTCGACCAGAAGCAACAAACACTCTCGGAAGCTCTCAGCGAAGAGGCTGAAAATCCTTCGCCAGGGCTGCGTCGCAACGAACAACAGCAGCAGCTGGAAAAGCAACTCGAAGAGCAACGTCGGGATCTGTCGCAGCTAGAAAACAAAATGCAAGAAACCGTCGAGCAAGCCGAGTCCGTTGAGCCGCTGTTGGCGAAAGAGCTATACGAATCGTTTCGCAATCTGCAGCAGCGTGAAGTGGATCGCCGTCTAGAAGAAACTTCCGAACTGGTCAATGCCGGTTTTAAGGAAGAGGCTCGTCAATCCGAGACGGCTGCTGCCGAAGGGGTCAAATCGTTACGAGAGGAACTCGAACAAGCTGCCAGTTCGATCCTTGGTGACGAAACGGAAGGGCTGAAACGCGCCGCCAGTACACTGGAGCAACTCGCTCGTGACTTGGACCAAGAGATCGGGGAAGAAAGAGGGGGAGAGGGGGAGTTGGGAGAAGGGGAGAGAGGAGAAGGGCAGCAGGGGCAAGACGCGGAGCCCGGACAGGGACAGGGTGAACCGCAGGGAGAGAAGGGACAGCAAGGGACGGAAGGCCGGGGCGAGCAGAGCGGCGAATCGAGCAGCGAACAGAGTAGTGAGCAGAGCGAGGGGAAAGGGCAGAACGAGGGACAGAGTGAGGTCGAGGGGCAAGGGCAGGGAGAATCCCCGGGGCAGTCAATGCGTCCTGGCGAGAATACGAGCGAGAGTGAGAGCCCCGGTCAGCAGAAAGGTCAGGCGGAAGGCGGTGAGGGAATTCGGGGTTCAAACCCCAGTCAAAGTCGTGCAGCGGCGCAGAGCCCGAGTGGATCGCCGATCGCAGGGGACGGATTTCGTGAATGGTCCGATTCACTTCGCGACGTCGAAGAAATGGTCGAGGATTCGGAACTGCGTTCGCGTGCTTCCCAAATTCGTGATCGCGCACGCCAAGTCAGAACCGATCTGTTGCGACATTCCAAGGCACCGCAATGGAATTTGATCGAAGAGATGATTGCCGACCCACTACGTGAATTGCAACGAGATGTCCAAGAGGAATACATGCGACGATCTGCGGAGAAAAATGCCCAAGTCCCGGTCGATCGTGATCCGGTTCCCAGCCAATTCAGCGAGGCGGTTCGCCAGTATTACGAGAACCTCGGAAGCGGGCGTGGCAAATGA